ACAGAGAAAAACcagaacagacaaaaaaaaattgtgtacaGTTTAAGgataatttaaattttagaGAGGATTTTGACTGTAGAGGTCAGAAGGATCCTCTCTGCCTTCCAGCAGGGTTTCTGTGCTGATAATGCTGCTACTGCAGAATGGCCATCTGGGGAACTGCTTTCCCTGAGATGCCCCGAGTCCTTCTTCACTGtttatgctttttaaataatggaggatctgcttttaaaataataaaagaaagaagaaaaccgAGGACAGTCCCAAGAAGAGACACAGAAATTTTCATTTGGGTAAAAATGACAACGAAGAGCAGAGGAATGAGAGGTTCTTGCATGGTCATAGTGGACAGCATGGAAAtgaggggctgcagctgcagcacaaggGCTGTCAGATACGAGGGGAAATGTCCCAACAagagcagtgcagcagcaggatggatATTCCAAGAAGGTCCCGAGGTCTCCACTGATGGTGGTTTATGAAAGTGAGATTCACAGCCAGGGCTGAGAGTTGGTGGCTCTTGGGAAAGCTCTCAAGGCTCCCCTGACTTTATGGCTGGGATTTGAGACTTGTCCTAGCTTTGAAAAGTGAAACCTTGAGCCTGAACTGGCCATCAGGAACCTGCAGGCATCTgcatcctctctgctgctgggacacagaTCAGGGGTCCCCCAGGCGGTCAGGGATCCcccctgctgactgcagctccagctctgctgtatCTGGAGACCTCGATCAGATTCTCATCAGGGTCTCGGAAGTAGATGGAGGTTATGGGACCCACAGCACCAGTTCTGGCCACAGGACCTTCTTCAATGGTCACCCCACAGGCCTGGGGGGAGACAGAAGAGGAGGGCTGAGTGCTCCAGGGCATTGGGCActctcccctcccagccctgaaAACAGGAGGTGTTGGGGGAGACACTTTTGACATTCTCTGAGACACAGAAAGTGTCACTTGGGGGGCTTTGGCTTCACACTGCCCTGTGGAGACACCACCTCATCCTCACCTGCAGGTgatccagcagctgctccaggggcaCCTCAGTGATGAGGCAGAaatctgcagagccagggactgggTGCCGAGCCTTGGGTTCAAACTCCTTCCCAGCCTCGTGCAGATTAAACTTCTGCTTGCCAAAACGTAAAGCTTTGCGGGTTCCCTGTCCCCAGAGGACAGAAGGGAAGTGCAGGGAGACCTGGAAGCCTCAGCAGCCTCCCACCTCTGCAGTCAGAGCTTGGTGGCCTCCAGCTCATGCTGGCCCTGCCATCCCCACCCCAAGGATGTGCCCAGAGACCCTGTGAGAGGTCTGCAAGGACCAACCCGGCCCAGAACTGCAGCTGCAGGTCCCCTGGACCTGGGATGAGTTGTTGCCCACGTTACCTTGAAAGTCACCACCTCCATGCCCAGGACTTTGGAATAAAACCCCA
This genomic stretch from Calypte anna isolate BGI_N300 chromosome 4, bCalAnn1_v1.p, whole genome shotgun sequence harbors:
- the GLOD5 gene encoding glyoxalase domain-containing protein 5 codes for the protein MNQLWGKFSGPTLTVWAEKSRKDLDFRVLWVNVHLPCCFWLRFLISQLCLLFCWAVGRGRGQSPGDCPALHPLCPEMSWKEEGMKPPQCLIQSLDHLVLTVKNIEDTVGFYSKVLGMEVVTFKGTRKALRFGKQKFNLHEAGKEFEPKARHPVPGSADFCLITEVPLEQLLDHLQACGVTIEEGPVARTGAVGPITSIYFRDPDENLIEVSRYSRAGAAVSRGDP